Sequence from the Gammaproteobacteria bacterium genome:
AATTAATTCAGATTATTTTTGCCAGATAAAATGCCCCTCAATTCACATAAAGTCGAGGGGTCTTGACTCTTAAAAATAAAAATTTTGGAATGATTGATTCCAAAATATCTTAATAGGTCAAAGTTCGGATTCCGTCCTTGCCACCTAAAATAAGAGCATCCGCAGGGCGACAGGCAAAAATACCATTGGTTACCACGCCTGCGATCTGATTGAGATCTTTTTCGAGTTTTCCTGGCTCCATAATCGATAGGCCGTAAACATCTAGAATTACATTACCATTATCAGTGATAAAACCCACCCGATAGACGGGTTCGCCGCCCATTTCGACAATTTGACGGGCAACATAGGAACGGGCCATCGGGATGACTTCAACCGGCAATGGAAAATTACCCAGCACATCGACCAACTTGGATTCGTCGGCAATGCACACGAATCGTCTGGCCACGGCTGCGACGATTTTTTCCCTGGTCAAAGCCCCCCCTCCCCCTTTGA
This genomic interval carries:
- the rpiA gene encoding ribose-5-phosphate isomerase A; this encodes MTQDDMKKAAAETALDYIEKGSIVGVGTGSTANYFIDCLARMKHQIEGAVASSVATAERLRKHGIEVMDLNMVNNLSVYVDGADEVTRHLHLIKGGGGALTREKIVAAVARRFVCIADESKLVDVLGNFPLPVEVIPMARSYVARQIVEMGGEPVYRVGFITDNGNVILDVYGLSIMEPGKLEKDLNQIAGVVTNGIFACRPADALILGGKDGIRTLTY